TTGAGAGTAGCCTGAAGGACGGAATGCGGAAACGTCTGCCGACTGTAAGTAATGCGTATCGGAAGACTGGGACTGCACTTGCGGTTCTGGCGGCGGTGCTCTGTGGACCGCTTTCACTTCGTGACGCCAATGCCTTCAAGATTTTCGGCATGTCCTTCTTCGAGAATGACGAGGAACCGAACGAAGTCATCGATCCCGTCAACTATTCACTCGATCTCGAAACGGGCACGGCCGACGACGATCTGAAGGAATCGCTGGAAAACGCATCCCGCCTGTTCCAGGAAAAGGACCAGCCCGTCTCCGGCAATCTCGGCCTTGTCATCCGGGCGCGCGACGATCGCGACCGACTGCTTGCGGCGCTTTACGAGAATGCTCGTTACGGCGGTGTTATATCGATCACCGTCAACGGGCAGGATATCGACTCGCTGCCGCCGGACCCGGTTTTCCCGGCCGGTGCGCCCGTGCCTGTTGCGATCTCAGTTACCCCCGGCCCGGTCTTTACGATCGGCAAGGTGACGCTTGAAGGCGACGCATCCGGCAAGAACCCGGCCGATTATGATCTCGTAGCGGGCGCGCAAGCCAATTCCACACTGATCATCAAGGCTGGCGAGCAGGTCGTCGAAGACCTGAAGGAAGAAGGCCGGCCTCTGGCAAAGCTCACCAATCGTGCCGCTGTTGCGGATCACAAAACCAACACGGTCGATGTCGACATCGCTGCCGAGGGCGGACCGGTCGCGCCTTTCGGCACTGTGACGGTTACGGGCACCAAGACAGTCGATCCGCAATTCGTCGCCCGCTATTCGCGCCTCGATACCGGCCGCCGCTATTCACCAGAGGAAATCCGCAAGGCCAACGAGCGCCTGCGGGCTCTTGGTGTTTTTGCCAGCATCACCATCAAGGAGCCAACCGCTCTGGCGCCGGATGGTTCGTTGCCCCTGACTATCGAGGTCTCCGAAGGCAAGCACCGTTATTTCGGCGGCGGAGTCCAATATTCAACGACGGACGGTTTCGGCGTCCAGGGCTATTGGGGCCACCGAAACCTGTTCGGCCAGGCCGAATCGCTGAAATTCGAAGGCTCCGTGAACCGGATCGGCGAAAATGACATCAGCTCGCTGGACTACAATGCCGGCCTGATCTTCGCCAAACCCGGCGCCTTTGGCCCGGCTTCGACTTTCAATGCCAGCCTCAAGGCGTCGCTCCTTGATCCGGACGCCTACAAGGCGACGATCTTTACCGGCGCAGCAGGCGTAACCTACGAACTTTCCGATACCGATACCATCTCCGGTGGCGGCGAACTGAGCTGGGCGAATGTCGACGATGCCTTTGGCAAGAACGAATATCTGACCGCGGCGCTGCCCTTCGAATATGTGCGCGACACCCGCGACAACAAGCTCAACCCGACCGAAGGCTATCGCGGCTCGATCAACGCCAAGCCAAGCTATGAAATCGACGGCCAGACCTTCTTCTCGTCCTTCGAAGGCTCGATCGCCGGCTACTACGGTCTCGGCGAGGAAAACGGTTTCGTGCTGGCCGGCCGCCTCAATGCCGGCGTCATCGTCGGCGGCGACGGCCTTGTCGACATTCCGGCCAACCGGCGCTTCTACCTCGGCGGCGGCGGCACCGTGCGCGGCTATTCCTACCAGGAAATCAGTCCGCGAAATGATGACGACGAACTGCTCGGCGGCCGCTCCTATGTAAACGCGACGATCGAGGCACGCATCGGCATAACCGATACGATCGGGCTCGTGCCTTTCGTCGATGTCGGTACGGTCTCGGCCAAGACCGCGCCTGATTTCTCGGATATCAAAGCCGGAGCCGGTGTCGGCCTCAGATACCTGACGCCTTTCGGACCGATCCGTCTCGACGTCGCCGTGCCACTCAATCCCTATCCGGGCGGCACAAGCTACGGAATCTATGCGGGCATCGGCCAATCCTTCTGAGGGCGATCCCTCTGAAGGTAAGCCGTCCCAAGCCCGCCCGGCGCGAGCGCGCGCCAACCAAATCCTTGACGCGGAAGCAATTTCGCCGCGACACAACTTGCGTTATGGGTAGAGCATGAATCGTCTGGTCCGCATCCTCAAAGCCGCTTTACGCTGGTTTGCCTATGTCATCGGCGTCGCTGTCGTCGCAGTTGTGCTCGTTTTCCTGTTTGCCGGCTTCACCGCACCTGGCGCCCGCATGGTCGCGACGCTGATCGAGAAATATGCCTCTACCCCTGACCAGATCGTCCGCATCACCGACCCGAGCGCGCTGCTGACTGGCGATTTCACCGCTTCGACCGTCACCCTCTTCGACAGCAAGGGCGTCTATGCCGAAATCCGCGACGTCGCCATCGACTGGTCGCCGACGGCCCTGTTTTCGTCCCGTTTCGACGCCCAGTTGATCAAGGCCGGCTCGGCGCGGCTGGAGCGTCTGCCGATTCCATCACAGGAAACCAAGGAAGTCCGCTCGACCTTTGCGCTTCCACTCGATGTCAAGATCGCCGCACTCGACCTGCCGGAGATCGTCACTGGCAAGGAGATTGCGGGGACCGACCAGTTCCTCAGCCTCACCGGCAATCTCGATGCCACCAATACCAGCATTGCAACGTCCCTTGCCGTAGCGCAGCGCGACCAGCCGGACGCAAAAGCCATCGCCGATATCGTTTTCAATCCCTCCGCCAATACGCTGAAGCTCGACGCGACGGTCAACGATATCAGCGGCGGACTGCTTTCTCGGGCATTGGAGCTGCCGGGCACACCCGCCGTGCAGATCGCCGTCAAGGGCGAAGGCCCGCTTTCCGACTGGGCCGGCAAGGCAACTGCCTCGCTCGACGGCACACAGATTCTGGACCTGAATGCACGTCATATTGCCGGGGCGGACGGTAGCCGCAACGTGGCCCTGACCGGTGGCGGCACCTTCGCCTCGCTGCTGCCGGAAAACCTGCGTCCGCTCTTCGAGGGCAATACCGACATCGACCTTGCCGCAGTGCTTTATGGTGGCACCCGCATCAGCATCGAACGCGGCACGCTCTCGAGCGGCGCGCTCGATATCGCCGCCTCCGGCACTTATGACACTGCCGGCAAGAATGACCTGCAGGCAACGCTATCCGGAAAGAATGGTCCGGTTGAGCTCACCATCGCCGGCCGGCAAGGCGACACGAAACTCGCGGTCAATTCGGCGATGCTTTCACTGGATGGCCAGGCGGACGCCGCAAAGCTGCAATTGTCCGCCAACCTGGCGAAAGCAACGCTTCCACAGGGCGAAATCGACGCTATTTCGCTCAAGGCCCGGAGCGACAGCTTCGACCTCGCGGGTCGTAACGGCCCGCTTCAGGCCCATGTCGAGACCGGCGCCATCCGTCTTGGCGATCCCAACCTCGCCCGCCTCGTCAAGGGACCGGCAAAGATTGATGCCACGCTCTCGGTCACCCCCGAAAGCATCGGCTTCAACCCCGTCACGCTGGAAAGCGCCAGCGTCGGCGGCACGCTCAGCGGCGCCTACAATCTGGCCACCGGCGCGCTTGAGACGGATTTCAAGCTCTTTGCCCTGCCCGACACGCTGCCGCCGGCAATTGCTGCCAAGGTCGACACCACGATCGCCGCAACCGGCAAGCTGCAACTGGCTGAAGGGGGGGCGGTTTCCGTCAGCAATCTCGCCGTCAAATCCGGCACACTGGAACTTGCCGGCAATGCTACGCTCGAGGCCGGCAACCTGACCGCCGCCATCACGGGCACCCTTCCCGATCTCGGCAAGCTGCTTGCCGACGCAAGCGGCACCGCCGCCTTCAAGATTGATACATCAGGTGCGATCGCGACCCTCGGCATCAAGGCCGAAATTACCTCTGATGGCGCGACCCTTGCCGGCCGTACCTTGAGCAACCTCGTTGTCACCGCCAATGGCACGGCCAATCCAAGCAGCCCGCTTGCTGACATCACCGCGACCGGCGCGATCGACGGGCAGACTATTGACGTCAAGGCGAACCTCGCCTCCGATAACAACAACATCACCATCCCGACGATGGAAGCGACGATCGGCAACAACAAGCTCAACGGCTCGCTGTCGTTAACGCCCGATTTCCAGCCGAACGGACAGCTCACCTTCAACCTTCCCGACCTCGCTCTGCTTGCGGCCATGGCCGGCCAGAAGGCGACGGGCGATCTGGCCGGCTCGGTCGCTATCGAAAGCAGCAACGGCAAAACCTCCGCCACCATCAGGGCGAACGGCTCCGGTATCGAGCGCGACGGGTTGAAAGTCGTCAAGCCGGTTGCCGATATCTCGATTGCAGACCTCAAGGCGCTGGCCATAACCGGCACAGTTTCGGCAGACGAGATCGTTCAGGGCGAAAACCGACTTACGGCATTGAAGCTCGGTTTTGCGCAACAGGCCGGCAAAACCGACTTCACCCTTAACGGCAGCTATGACGAAACGCCACTTTCGGCATCCGGCGCACTCTCAAGCAGCCAGGGCCGCGCCGAAATTGCGCTGCAGTCGCTCACCGCGACGCTGAAGGGTATACCGATCACTCTCCCCGCATCGACAGCGGTGGCTTTCGAGAACGGCGCCGTTCAGCTCAAGGATCTCGCAATCGCCACCAAGGGCGGCACACTGACCGTCAACGGCACCGCCGGCCAGTCGCTCGATCTGACCGCAACCCTTGTTGGCACCCCACAGGTCGAATTCACGATCCCGCAGGAAGGCGGCGAAATCCGCACCCTGATCAACGGCGCGACCGCGACACTCAAGGGCCCACTCGATGCGCTCGCCATCGATGCCACCGCCGACGTTGCGAGCCTCTCCTTGCCGCAGGGCGAAATCGGCTCCGTCACCCTAAAAGCCCATAGCGACGCCTTCAATGTTTCTGCGCAGAGCGGTGTGATCACCACCCGCATCGATGTTGGAACGGCACGGTTTGCCGATGCCAATATCGACCGGGTTGTCAAGGCACCCATCGCCATCGACACCCGCCTGAACATCGCCAACCGTGTCATCGCCTTCGAGCCCGTCACAATCGACGGCACCAATCTCGATGGCGCATTGAATGGGCGGTTTGCGCTCGATGGCAACATGCTCTCGACCACCTTCTCGCTGGAGGCGCTTCCCGGCGCCCTGCCACCGGCAGCCGCAGCCAAGTTCGATGCGCCCATCGCCATCACGGGCCGGCTCGCGACCGGGCAGGACGGCGCGGTCGACGTCAGCAACCTTCAGGTCAAGTCGACGACCGTCGAAGCGGCCGGTTCGGTTTCTTTGAAATCCGGCCAGCTTCAGGCAGCATTGGCTGGCGAAGTGCCGAACCTGGGCAAGGTTCTTGCCGATGCCTCCGGTGTCGCACGCTTCAAGATCGACGCGACCGGTCCGCTTGAAACGCCGACCATCAAGGCCGAAATCACATCGAGCGGCGCAACCATGGCCGGCCGCACCCTAAGCGATCTGGTAGCAAGCATCGATGCAACCGCCAATCCCGACAGCCCACAGGCGAAGATCAGCGCGACAGGCGCGATCAGCGGCCAGGCGATCAACGTGAAGGCAGATCTCGTTTCCAAGGACGGCCGCACGAGCATCCCGACACTCGAAGCCCGCATCGGCGACAACACGCTGACCGGCTCGGTCAATTTCACCCAGGACCTTAAACCCAACGGTTCCGTCACCTTCAACTTCCCGGATGTCGCCCTGCTGGCGGCCATGGCCGGCGAGAAGGCGAGTGGCGACATCGCCGGCTCAGCGACAATCCAAACCACGGACGGCAAGACCTCCATCGCCCTCAAAGCGAGCGGCAGCGGCATCAAGCGCGGTGACCTCGTGATTTCGAAGCCTGCCGCCGATATCACCATCGCCGATCTTTCGGCCCTGGCGATCCACGGCAATCTCTCCGTCGAAGCCTTCTCCCAAGGGGTCAACCGCCTCACCGGCCTGAAGCTTGATTTCGACCAGCAGGGACCGAAGACCAATGTCAGCCTGGACGGCAACTACGACGGTGCGCCACTCAGCCTGCGCGGCGACGTCCTCAGCGCGGCCGGCAAGACGACCGTCAATCTCGCCTCGTTCTCGGCTGCTCCACGCAAGATCCCGGTCAGGCTGGCGAAGCCGACGACCATCACGGTTCAAAACAGCGCCGTAACACTGGACACACTGACCATTGGCGCGTCCGGCGGCACGGTGACGGTCAATGGAACGGCTGGTGACAAGCTCGGCCTCGACATCAAGATCGCCGCGCTGCCGGCAGCGCTCATCAACACCTTCGTCCCGTCGCTCGGCGCGGAAGGCGCGATCAGCGGTACTGTCGGTGTCAAGGGAACCACGGCTGCCCCAGCCGTCTCCTATGACCTCGACTGGAACAATGCCAATGTCGCCCAGGCCCGCAGCGCCGGAGTCGGTGCCTTGAATATCAAGGCCAACGGCCAGTTCGCCAACAACACCGTCGATGTCCGAACAACGATGTCGGGCGCGGGCGGACTTTCCTTCCGCGGTGGCGGCAAGGTCGGTATCGCGGGCAACCGCGCGATCTCGATGAAATTCGATGGCGACCTGCCCTTCTCGCTGCTCTCGGCCATCCTCTCGCAACAGGGCTTCACACTGACCGGCAACGCCAAAGTCGATGTCGCCATCGCCGGTACGGCAAGCGCCCCGCTCGTCACCGGCACGATCACGACTTCCGGCGCGCGTTTCGTCGATGTGCGTCGTAACCTCGCGATCACCAACCTTGCGGCGAATGTCGCGCTCGATGGCCGCCAGGCCCGCATCAACGAACTCGGTGGCCGCCTTGCCAGTGGCGGCAATGTATCGGCAACCGGCACAGTCGGCATCCAGCCCGGCTCCGGCTTCCCGGCGGATCTTTCCATCCGCCTCGACAACGCCAATTATATCGACGGCACTCTGCTCACTGCCCATATCGACGGCACCGTCACGATCAAGGGTTCGCTCATTGCCTCGCCGGTTGTCGGCGGCAAGGTGACGATCACCAAGGCGGCGATCACCATTCCGGAAAAACTGCCGCCATCGCTTTCGGAAATCGACATCAAGCATCGGCATGCGCCAGCGGATGTCCGCCGTATGCAGGCCGACCTCACCAAGGACACGGGCGGCGGCGGCAAGAGCAGCGGCATCAATTTCGATCTCATCGTCAGCGCACCGAATCACCTGTTCATCCGCGGCCGCGGCATAGATGCCGAACTGGGCGGCGATCTGACGATTCGCGGCACGGCCTCTCAGCCGGTCGTTGCCGGCGGGTTCGAAATGCGCCGCGGACGGCTCGAAATTCTCGGCAAACGCCTGACATTCACCGACGGCAACATCACTTTCGGCGGCGATCTCGTTCCGGCACTCGATCTCGATGCCACCTCTTCAGCAGGATCCACGACGATCACCGTCAATGTCGGCGGCCTTGCCAACAATCCGACCGTGACCTTCGCGTCGTCGCCCGCTTTGCCGCAGGACGAAATCCTGGCGCAGCTGATCTTCAACCGTTCCCTGTCGAACCTCTCGGCCTTTCAGATCGCCCAGCTCGCCAGCGCCGTCGCCGAGCTTGCCGGCGGCCGGTCAAACTCGCTGCTGAGTGGGCTGCGCAACAAGCTCGGGGTCGATGACCTGGACATTTCCACCGACGCCAGCGGCGGCGCACAGGTTACAGCCGGCAAATACCTGAATGATCGGACCTATCTCGAACTGCAGTCCGGCTCGGAAGCCGGCGGCGGCAAAGCGATCATCAATCTCGACGTCGGCCGCGGCGTGAAGCTGCGTGGCGAAGCCGGTGCCGAAGGAACCGGCGGAGGGATTTTCTATGAGAAGGAATACTAAGCGAAGGGTGCTGTTGCGCGTTTCACCGCTGGACGAAATTTCCCCCTTCGGCGATGATCTTGCCCAACAAGCCTCTCATTGAGCGTAAGGTTCCGATATGAGCGATGTCGTCATCCTGACTGTGCCTGTTTTCAGCATGCTCGGCAATGCCGGGCTCAACCTGCGTCGCGAAGTCTTCGTGCGGGAGCAACATGTGCCTGCTGATGAAGAGTTCGATGCCGACGACCTCACAGCTATCCATTTCATCGCCATCAAGGACGGCGAGGTTTGCGGGGTGCTCCGGTTCATCACAAAACCCGAACATGTCAAAATTGGCCGGGTAGTGGTGCGTCAGGACTATCGCGGTGAAGGCATCGCAAAGGTCATGATGAAGGCAGCCATGGAGACCGTGATTGCCCAGAACGACAGGCGCTTTCATCTCGACGCACAGGTCGACAAGGTCGGTTTCTACGAAAAATTTGGTTTCGCAGCCTATGGGCCGGAATTCATGGACGGGGGTATGCCCCACCGCGCCATGAAAACCTACTGAACAGTAGAACCCTTCGTCTATTTGACCGTGCACACCCCGTTCGCACCGTGCTTGCCGGTGTAGGAAACTGCCGCCGTTCCATCCGGATTGATGCTGAGCGAAACCGTGACGCCGGCGCCGTGGGCTTCATAATAGTTCTCGTTGAAGACCTTCAGCTTGGCTTCCTTGCCATTGAGATAGATCGGTCCACCCTGATCGGCATGAACCTCGATATTGCCGGGGCAGATCGCATTAACGAGAGGAATGGCGGCAGCGGCAGGCGTCGCCAGGAAGGCGGCAAATACAAGCGTCGAAACCATGGCGCGGGTCATCAAGCAATCTCCTGGTTGGATCAGTCCGTGCCCGCGGCAGGATGGTGATCATCTGCCCCTGAAGTCAACGCGAAACTTTTGATTGCGTCGCCTTAGACAATTGATGTCGAAATCCTACTGGTCTTCAGGAGAATGTTGGTCCCCGTCAGGTTAATGCCATCGAATCATAACCCCGCCATTGCCTGCGAGCATCTTTTTAACGATTTTGCTTCTATAATGGCCCTACGGCGCAAACGATCTCCCCGATCGTGCATGACGCATCTGCGCCCGGACCGGATGTAGCCGGAAATCAAACATTCGAACGACGCTCTGCGCATCGCGCCCATAGGAGGTGCTGCGCAATGAGCGTCGGGAACGCTACAACGGGAAGGGACCGAAGATGACGAATGCACTTAAGATGGCCGGCTTCGACGGCGAAACGCTCGAGATCATCGCGTTCCGCCTGCACGATCAGGAATTCTGCGTCAAGACGACGACGATCCGCGAAATCCGCGGCTGGGCACCGTCCACGCCGATCCCGCATTCGCCGCCGGAAGTCATCGGCGTCATGAACCTGCGCGGCACGGTCATCCCGATCATCGATCTCGCCCACAAGCTCGGCATGAAGAGCACAGCCGCCAACGAGCGCAGCGCCATCGTCGTCGCCGAAGTCCACAACATGGTCATCGGCCTCGTCGTCGACCGCGTGTCGGACATCCTGACGATCCAGGGCAGTCAAGTACAGCCGGTTCCTGAAATCACCACATCCTTCGACAAGAGCTATGCGGAAGGCATCATCGCCAACGAGACCGGCATGATCTGCTTCCTCAACCTTGCGCGCATGTTCAAGGAACGCGAGATGGACGACATGGCCGCCTGATCGGCGCCGGTCTTTTCCGAGGAACTCAGGGGGCGGCCGCAAGGCCGCTCTTTTCGTTTCAGGCGAGCGCCGCATCCTCGCCAACGAAGAAGCGGCGGCGGTATTCGCCCGGTGACAGGCCGAGGATCTTGCGAAAGATCTTGCGAAAGGCGCCAGGGTCCTCGTAGCCGATCTGCCATGCGATCTGCTCCACCTTGATGCTGGAAATCTCGAGCAGCTCCCGCGCCTTGGCGATCCGGAGCTGCTGGCAATATTCCGTCGGGTTCATGCCGGTCGCCTTGTGGAAGCGGCGCAGGAAGGTACGCTCTCCAAGCCCGGCGCGATCCGCCATCATCTCTATGGTGATCTTTTCGGTGTGACGGGCCTGCAGCCAGTGCTGGATCTTCAGGATCGCATCGTCGCCGTGGTGCAGCTTCGGCGCAAACGTGCTGTAGAAGGTCTGCTCGCGGCCCGCCGGATCGACCAGCATGAAACGCGCCGTGGCAAGCTGGATGCTGGGGCTCATGAAGCGGGCGACGAGTTTCAGGCCCAGATCGATCCAGGCCATCATCGCGCCGGCGGTGATGATGTCGCCGTCATCGATGATCAGCTTCGTCACATCGACCTTGATGCCGGGAAACTTGCCCGAGATCAGGTCGGAATGGGTCCAGTGGGTGGTCGCCGAGCGACCCTCGAGCAATCCCGATTCCGCCATCAGATAGGCGCCGCCGCAGATCGAGCAGATCGTCGTACCGGCTGAATGTTGCTGCCTGATCCAGCCGGGGAAGGCACCCATACGCTCGCCGACCGGCAGGTTGGTAAGGCTGGGCGGCAGGATCAGCGCGACGAGGCCAAGACTTGGGCCGGGGTGGCTGTCGAATACTTTCTCAACCGAGCCACCGTCGGCGGAGAGCTCCCAATGGCTGACGCGCATCTTCGACGGTGCGCGCCCGCCCTGCTCCTCGCTAATCAGATTGGCGACATGGAACAGATCCGTCAGCCCGTGGATCGCGGCCCGCTGGGCCTCGGGATAGATGACGATACCGATCTCTGCTGCTTCTCCCACCGCCATTTGTCACTTCCGTCGCGCTTAATGTCAGTTTCGCCAATCCCGAGTGTAGGCGTCACCACGTATAAAAACAACCAGACGAGCGGTTGGGACGACACACACCAAAACGGACCAACCATCAAGAGAAATCAAACAGATACAAAAGGGAACAGGACCATGAGAAACAGCACCGCAAACACCGTTTTTACCCGCCGCAACGTCCTCGTCGGCAGCGTCGGCGCAGCAACACTTGCCGGCTTTTCGGCCGGCACAACTCAGGCAGCAAACGCCACGAACACAAACGAAGGGAGCACGACAATGGCATCGAAGATCATTACCCGCGACGGCGTTGAAATCTACTACAAGGACTGGGGTCCGAAGGATGGCGCAGTCGTCGTGCTCAGCCATGGCTGGCCGCTGACGGCAGACAGCTGGGAGGCGCAGGCCTTCCACCTCGCCCAGAACGGTTTCCGTGTCATCACCCATGACCGCCGCGGCCACGGCCGCTCCTCCCAGCCCTGGGATGGCAACGACATGGATCACTATGCCGACGACCTTTCGGACCTGATCGAGCAGCTGGACCTCAAGGACATTTTCCTCGCCGGCTTCTCCACCGGCGGCGGCGAGATCAGCCGCTATATCGGCCGCCACGGCACGAGCCGGATCAAGAAGGCCGGCCTCATCTCCGCCGTACCGCCGCTGATGGTCAAGACCGACAAGAACCCCGGCGGCCTGCCGAAGGAAGTGTTCGACGGCATCCAGGCCGCAAGCCTCAAGGATCGCTCGCAGCTCTACAAGGACATCGCTTCGGGTCCGTTCTTCGGCTTTAATCGTCCCGGCGCCAAGGCCTCACAGGGCATGATCGACAGCTTCTGGCTGCAGGGCATGATGGGCGGTCACAAGAACACCTATGACTCGGTGGTCGCCTTCTCCCAGACGGACTTCACCGAAGACCTCAAGAAGTTCGACATCCCGACGATCATCATCCACGGCGACGACGACCAGATCGTGCCGATCGATGCCGCCGCCCGCGCCTCCAAGAAGCTGGTGCCGCACGCAGTCCTAAAAGTCTATACGGGCGCCCCGCACGGTATTACCGATACGCACAAGGACCAGCTGAACGCCGATCTGCTGGAATTCGCGAAGTCTTAAAGTGCTCCTCTCCGGCACCGCCCTCCCCGGTGCCGGAGCATCCTTTAACCCGATCGAACCAAGGAAGACCTGCCATGTCCCGCGCCGCCATTGCCACCGACCTCCTGATCAACCAAAACCGCCGCCAGTTCCTGGGCCTTGGCCTGTCGCTTGCCGCCCTCTCGGTTCTACCGAAAAGGCTCTTTGCCGCCGAGGCGCCAAACCTGAGACAGGGCGCTTTCGACATCACCGTGTTCAGCGACGGCTACATCAACCTGCCGGCCAGTATCGTCATGCCCGAAGCCAGCGAGGAGGAACGCGACGCGATCCTGAAGCGGCTGGGCGGCACGGTCGAGGCAGTACCGACACCATCCAACATTCCGCTGATCCGGACGGCCAAGGACCTGATCTTGATTGATGTCGGCGCAGGAGAGAATTTCCAGGCAAGCGCAGGCCTGCTGGAAGCGAACCTGAAGCTTGCCGGCATCGACCCGGCCGAGATCACCAAGGTCGTCTTCACCCACGCCCATCCAGACCATACCGGTGCGACGACGAAGAAGGACGGGACGCTGCGTTACCCAAATGCCGATTATATCGTCGGCGAGACCGAGTGGAATTTCTGGACAGACCCTGATTTTGAACAAAAGTATCCTCAGCCGCTGCATGCCTTCGCACTCGGCGCCAAACGTGATCTCTTTGCGGTCAAGGATCGGGTGAGGATGGTGAAGGCCGGCGACGACATCGTAACCGGTATCCGCGTACTCGATACGGCAGGCCATACGCCGGGCCATATCTCGCTTGAACTCGACGGGGGCGACGGCCTGGTCATCACGGCGGATGCCGCCACCAATGGTATCGTCTCCTTCGAACACCCAGCCTGGAAATTCGGCTTCGACACCGACCAGGAGCGGGCGATCAGGAACCGGGTGAAGCTGATGGACCGGGTTGCGGCGGAAAAGACAATGCTGATCGGCTATCACTGGGCCTTTTCGGGTGTCGGCCATGCCGAGCGCGAAGGCAGCGCTTATCGCTATGTGTCCCTGAACGGCACCCGGCTCTGATCTTGCCGCGCGGGCATGACAATCATCCCCGCGCGCAAAACGCCGAGGTGACACGAAATACAAAGCCGGGGCGCCGGAAGCTGCCGCACGGAAATTATAAAACATGACACCTTCCGGCGCCCCGTTCGGTTTCAAGCAGCGTCCCCCGATTCCTCTTCCAACGGTGGGCGGGACCCTTTCGGGGTGACACATGCGGACAGGCCGCCGTGCACGAAAGGCCAAAGCCAGTTGCCGCTCCTCTAGTGCCCCACAGGCACGCACCACTCTCTTTCAAGCGGCAGGGAAATCATTCCGACGCCTCCCTGAACGAAGGTTTGCGTCCCTCCTGCGTCCAGATACCGGTTGCGCCTCGTCGCGACGCCTCGCGATGCAGCCGATGGCGCAACGCAGGCATGGTGGCATGGTATCGTGACACGGGGATTGGCGGGGACTGAAGACCGACTATTACAGCGGCTTGACCTTGCTTCGGGTGCAGCCTATCTCGGACGGTGGGGCAATCCAAAGTGTGAGACGACGCAATGGAGTGGGGCGCATGACGCTGGTCAAAATCCGTAGCAAGTTGCGCGGCCTATATCTCGGCACCAGCACCCAGGCGATCCGTTTTCAGGTCGCAATGGCGCTCATCGATCTCGTAATTCTCATCTTCTTCGTGCTCGGCCCCTATCTCGGAAACGGGCGTTCCTACTTCATCATCGACTATGCGATCGCCTTCGTCATCGCCTGTGAACTCGTGGCCCGCATTCTCGTGGCAACCGACTTCAAACACTGGCTGATGCGGCCGATGACCTGGGTGGATATCCTTGTGCTCGGTACGCTGCTGTTTCCGCAGCAGCTCTCAAACTTCGCCTTTCTGCGCGCCTTCCGCATCTGGTCGCTCGGACAGAGCAAGGCTTTCGCCATGCTGATGACCCACGCCGGCTGTGCGCGATGGGGAGATGTTATCAAGGCGGTTATCAATTTCATCACCTTCCTGTTCCTCGTTACCGGCTTTGTCTACACGACCTTCTTCTACCACGACGCCGGCATCAACGGCT
This genomic stretch from Pararhizobium capsulatum DSM 1112 harbors:
- a CDS encoding autotransporter assembly complex protein TamA — encoded protein: MRKRLPTVSNAYRKTGTALAVLAAVLCGPLSLRDANAFKIFGMSFFENDEEPNEVIDPVNYSLDLETGTADDDLKESLENASRLFQEKDQPVSGNLGLVIRARDDRDRLLAALYENARYGGVISITVNGQDIDSLPPDPVFPAGAPVPVAISVTPGPVFTIGKVTLEGDASGKNPADYDLVAGAQANSTLIIKAGEQVVEDLKEEGRPLAKLTNRAAVADHKTNTVDVDIAAEGGPVAPFGTVTVTGTKTVDPQFVARYSRLDTGRRYSPEEIRKANERLRALGVFASITIKEPTALAPDGSLPLTIEVSEGKHRYFGGGVQYSTTDGFGVQGYWGHRNLFGQAESLKFEGSVNRIGENDISSLDYNAGLIFAKPGAFGPASTFNASLKASLLDPDAYKATIFTGAAGVTYELSDTDTISGGGELSWANVDDAFGKNEYLTAALPFEYVRDTRDNKLNPTEGYRGSINAKPSYEIDGQTFFSSFEGSIAGYYGLGEENGFVLAGRLNAGVIVGGDGLVDIPANRRFYLGGGGTVRGYSYQEISPRNDDDELLGGRSYVNATIEARIGITDTIGLVPFVDVGTVSAKTAPDFSDIKAGAGVGLRYLTPFGPIRLDVAVPLNPYPGGTSYGIYAGIGQSF